The following is a genomic window from Neodiprion lecontei isolate iyNeoLeco1 chromosome 4, iyNeoLeco1.1, whole genome shotgun sequence.
gtacatatatattagagAGCCCCCTGGGCGGGGGGCCCAGTACCGTTCAAAGATGCGAGCCGTTGGGATGCTGCGGTCGGGGTTCATTCTCGTCTTCCTTATCATTACCTACGCCAGTGAGTACCGGATATTACTTGACCACGTCGTACGCACGTACCTAGAAAAATATATGCATCTTTATCTCATCAACGATCGAAATGATCACGCATACTCGAATCGCACAATTTACTATCATCAAAATTATATATCAAAGTGAACCCGTACAAGTGATTCATTGCTTACGgattttcgtaaaaacttGGTGGAATtgtgaagtgaaattttcatccaagaCACACCTCGAACGAATGTTGCGGTGTACTCGGGATTAGAGAAACGAGACCTTTGTCTTTCAACGGAATACGACTCATACTAACTTACGAATATGCACATATTCTTGAGTTAGACAGTGTGATCAATGTCCTTGCGTTAAAACCGCCTTTTTCAATTAGGAGTAGTTTTTACGCGAAAATCCATCTCACGGTTCAATTCCGCTTTCTCGagttttaatcaaattttaagATTATCATTGACGAAGGTTTTATGcagtatttattaaatttggaCATAAATTACGAGGTTAAAGTTACAGTAATGCTAGTACAAAGTATGAAGTAGGTTTGTGTAATACAACGTTACAAGGTTCGACCTgaccaaaaattgaaattcatatttattgCGGTAGAATCGTCGAATCTGTAGAGTTTCAGTTGAATCCAAatcgatttgagaaaaaaatattgctagTTCACACGATTCCGTGAGAATCTTTTCCTCTGGTTCTCTTTGTgcaaactatacatatacacataaaaaGAACACTACTTGCGTCGATAAAAAGTAGTGATAGTTGTTTGACAAGTTTTGCGAGAAATAAAAGGTTGATAAACATTATAATGAcgttcttttttaaattttgcatacAGACACCCTACCTCTGCAATACTTGCCGTCAATTCCTGGGTACGTTCCGGTCTACATCCGAAACGGCGATGAACCCTTGGAGGATATTAACCTCGCGCTCGCCGAGGCCTTCGCTGAGCACTCATCTTCTAAGGTACCTGTAACGCTTACACGCATATATGGTTCCATGTGTTTATTTATTGCATTCGAGAAATGCAGCTAGAACTGCCTAGGCCGGAGGTCCGCGAGGATGCATAATGAGAAGTGACTACAGAGGGCATGAAGGGGTTTCTTGTATGCCTATAATTCTTGAAACCCTTCCGATATACGTACATTCGCTAAGTTTTTCCACCCTTGTTTATACGTTATACCCTGAACAGAACCTGAAGGAATCTCCGATCGCGTTGGACGCTCTGCAGCCGGTTGACTACGAGCAGGTTTCGAACGGTGTGGACAAGGTCGAAAAAAGCATACCGGGCGCATTTGAGCTCAACGAATTAGGCGCTGAGCAGAAAAACGACGATGCGAACGCCGAGGTCTTGAGCCTCGACGAGCCGGCGCCAACGGCGGTGCAACGCCGGGAGACGAACCGATCGGACGGTGAGAAAAAATCCGAGGCGGTCACGCTGGAGGTGAACAGGTCCAGAATACCGCAGCTTCTCACTGCCCAGGAACACGAGGATGAACAGACCTCCGAGGCGGAAAAAGTGCCGCCGATTTCCCTCTCCGAGGAGAGCGCAAATGAGGTAGATAGTCAAAAACACTTTTTAAATGGATTCCTGCATGAACCGAATTGAAtgttacgagaaaaaaaaaatggataagGAGACTCGATGTGATGCTCGAACGGTCGTACAATTGTGGCTTAAAAggtggatgaattttttgagaatttgtatttcaacaaaaaattattcaattccatCGGCGTtgattttattcgaaaatacgTGGATCATACAGACCCTGTACGACTATCCCTTCAATGACCAAAACAATTTCTATAAGTAATCGCGTAGTTACGGGCAACAATGATccatttccttcttcttttatattttttttttgttttacgccAAGCCAACACGTAATATAACCGTGCCCAACTTATAAACTTCGTGATAATAGACTCGAAAACTTGAAAGTAAAGACGTTCCTAGAAACACAAAACGTGTATCACGACTGTGATAATTGCATTGTACATgcaacagaaataaaattcgcATAGATATGCGAGAAAGTAGATGACAACAGTAACCGTACTGAGGTATCCGTATATCGTGCTTTAAACATACTTTTAGCCACAGAGATGCATGAACTTGTAAGGCTATAGTTTTAGATTACAACTTTAgaagactattttttttaacattcatGATAAAAAGACGACTTATATTTCTTGAAACGTTCTAAGAATAAATACGGTGATTATAGGATGAATATTGACGAACATGACGACTTTGCAGGAATTCAAAGAAAAGTACACAAACGATGGATGCTCGACGTACGGTTATGTTCAACAGCGATATTGAATCAACCAGAATTGCAGAGAATTCATTACAGCCCGAAACTACAAGTACAAGTAGTGTCTACACACAagaaacaaattgaatttaGTAAAGATGGCGATGAAACATGGCGAAAGAATTGTTTCCCTGATTCAAAAAATGCAGACTCGCTCAATACCGGTCCGAATCAGCGATGTGATCACTATTTTGTTGAGACAAATAAGATTAGTTTaagtcaataaaatatttctgttgCCATGTTTACACACCATGTTTtgtaaattaaacaaatattttctctgTGTGTACCAGTTCGAggcttgttttgtttttggaaTAATGAGtgtcaattttccaaaacgGCCTCCATAATTAAGCTCATAAAACAATGGAAccaatatcttttttttttcagttgaacAGCGTCCCAGCCAATGAAACGGAGGACTCGGACAAGCTCGGTTCTGAAGAGAAGTCGGATCAATTCAAGCCGACCGACGCTGCCGATTTGAATCCGAACTACCCGGAGCTGCCGGCGGAAATACCGCAGCAACACAACAGTCAGGATTTTGGAACACCGGCTGAGGGTCATCCGGAAGTCAACTCGCCGATGATCATCATGGGGGAAATCAATACCGCAGAATCAGTGAGCGAGCATTCTTCAAGCTTGTCAAACGGGAACAAAGATAACTTTGAGAGCAGCGGCATTGCGTCAGATGATTCCGCGGCCAACGTATCCGAGTGAATGATGCTGGTTAAgttaacgtaacgtaacgtaacccaGTGTTAAGCTGTAGCAAAGAATGCAAGGAAGAGCCAAATTGCCTATTGCCAAAATGAAGCTTCGTTGATTAACTTTATGCGTGACGGTGTAGCTGATTATAAAACGCTGCGAAGTCAGCTGGGAGAGAATCcgattaattgaaattgatcaataattGCGAGTAACGAATTGTTAATGTTACACGTTTCGTACGAAAGAAAAcgcagaaaagaaaaacacgatCAAATTGAATgctacatttttatttctaagacggacttttataaaaaaaaatgattaaaaaaaaaaaacaaaaccaaaaaaattattaaataatatttataaaactaTCAAGCATTTTCTACAAGTAATTATTGTGTACTGCCTACAAACGCACGTTTTATAGTTTCGCCGATTCAACAATGATGTTATTCTCGAAAACAAATCACACGTAGTCTtcgaatcgttgaaaaaaaaacatctttcCTGATTTTGTTATTGTAGAACTCATCAAGTACGGTTTGAGCCAGGTTTGCATTGGCAGTTAGGAAGAATTCTAAACAACCTCGCACGTGACGTCATcgataaattgtaataatCAACTTAGCAACTGTGTGTAAAAATCACGGTAGAAACTACGTTTCAATAATTCAACATGCGCGCAGCGCCAGACCTCTGCCATATACTTACTCATCATTCATTACTCTTCTCCATTTACTATTCTAGTTAGGGTAATCATTTTGAACTATAAGAGGACATaagaaattgtacaaaatcACGAACAAATAGTGTCAAGGGTAACTGAGTTACAGATATAGATGTAGTTTTTCTACATCCAAATTTAGGTATGTGTAACAGTTCAACGGACAGTATCGTGTCGCTTTATTCAGATCTTTCGGTATTGTATGCAGGAATAGTTTCTATCGGTATTTAACTGCAATCATTACTCAtacttgaaaaatgtataaaaatcgtGGGCGTGGTGGCTAATTTCGGAATGTCGTCGGGCATTAAGAATGACGTCAAACGCGGCATGATCATTGTCACGACACACGTGTAAGTGGCGATGATCGGATCGCAAATTATTCACgtctataaaattttatttcttacttaTTTGATGTGTTTACTTTCATTGCTCATACGATACATTACACTAtcagtcaattttcaacaCAGTATtaaaataaaggtaaaaatatttttcctccgCCACATAATGCGTAAGACGTCACACATTTTATGGTCTCAAATTAACATCCGGGGTCTGGTGTCTCTTATCGTATGAATCGCGTGAGTAAATACCGGAAACCGACATCTACACATCGACGCAAAGACAACAAGCGAGAATAATTTGTCGTTGTACGTAAGTCGAATGTAATTTGGCCGGGTAATAACGACACGCCAAATGTGTCAACCGGCACCGGAGTTCCCCGGATTCATTAATCACCTTACGATATCTAAAACACCTTGACGAGTAAACGAAAAAAGTTCCTCTGGGTTTTCCTAGCTCTTTCTAATCCCGTAAAACTGTTCGCCCAGTCGCTGCGTCAAGGTAACTGGAATGACATTAGCGACAGAGTTTCCAGTACCGTTTGTGTCACCGTGTGCCAGGAGCCGGTGAAAGGTCGTCTCGTCGACGTCGACCTCGAGGTGGTTCCTGTAGTCCTGAGCGAATCTCTCGCTCGAGATGACGAACCGGCGGGATTGGAGGCTGCAGATGTACGCCGGAACGTTCTTACCAACCGCCGGAATGAAGATATCCTCGATCGGGTGGCACTGGAACTTCCTCGGTTTGAACTCGGCACGCCGAAACTCTACCGGCGAATCGGCAATCGGCGATGGTTCACGGAAGTTAGTCCCCGCTTCCGGTGGCGCCATTTTTCCTGGGAGCAAAGACCGAACCGTTTCGGGACTCGAAAATCGAAGGTTGGCGAGCTTCGACAGAGCGGCGATGGCGCTTTCCTCGAGCTCTCTGGATGTCCGTCTGTGATCGGCGGGCATCGAAGCTTTTTCGGCCGGCGGCGCAAAGCTTGGCGGAAATTCCAGGGCCCTTGAGGCTGCGGGTGGAAGCAGGAGGCCGAGCGAAATTACCGTTCTTACAATCGCAACGACAGCCGGGACGTTGTAAGTCATCTCGATTCGCTTGGCTGCGCACGTGAGAGCAGTCGCGATATGACCGCACATTCAGGGCGGGAGTCAACGATCCGGAAACTAATTAACCGCGGACGTGCGTAAACCGTGTCTTGACAGGTTGCGCGTAAATTGACTCGTAACACCGCGACCAACAGCCTTATGTGACGTGACGAATCTCAGGGAAGACTCGGAGGCACTAAAGCTGCTGGGCCGTTTCATCCGGGGAAAGTTGATCCACGATCGTGCGTTTAGGAACTTGCCTAGGCACCAAGGCGCGATACTCGTATCATCTACTAGCGTGCACCGTGATCGCGATATCTGTGCATATATGCGCTTCTTATCTCATGTTTGGCTTGCACGTGGCCGCGGCGAGAATCCTCGTATTTCAAGCCTGGTGCGACACACGTCACTAGATACGCCGTATTATAAGCTAAGGAATCGGATGAATAACTACACTGTCGTATGAGATTCAATGCTCGGCGACTTTTTCATGGCGATCTtgatattttactgaaaaatttactGGGTTTTGGGCtcaaattcagaaataaattaattttcggaTTGACTTTTTCACCAATCTCGTGTAAGTTCGAATTATTAAAAGGAAAATTATGAACGGTGTAACCACGTTACGGAACGCTAGAATTTCGAATCTGTGGTATGAATCGTCTGGAGGAGAACCAAACTgaagaatgataaaattgttgaaaattttctaaggCCCTACCTGAATAAATGCTTCGTGCAAGGTTTTCTTACTTCCTTACAATCGTTTGAAAGTTTCAACACTCGACAATTCGAACCAGTAAGGATATTGAtgcgttgaaatattttcaatttgtccGGTATTATGACCGTTTCAATCGATGAGATGCCACATAGTCGTCAACCTGAATTCCAACCATTTGGAGTTTTGACTCACATCCACGTTTCCTGTTTTTGATTTCTCTTATTTAGCAGTTTAGTGCACGAGCGTGCCTTTGAAATGGGCTTTTCCAGATCGTTTAAAATAACCCAAACCATAGTTAGgtctaaaaaaaatacccgAGACGTCTATAAGGTGTATTCTGTTATAATTCGTTAGAATCGATTAGGATGACTAATTGACGTTGGTATCGTTTCAAACAATCTTTTTTCACCACATCTATTATAATTGCATTTATAAAGtcataattgaaaatcataaaaaatttaagactGTGGAATCGCGGGAGATGAGTATACAATAGCTatccgtgaatttttttatataaagcAGTAGCGGAACTTCTTGCGCTTCGCAACCCATAATCGAACGGAGTCTCTTCAAAAATACTTAAACTTGCAATATTCCAAAGCTGCatacatattttgtaatatcTTAGTGAAAATTTGGCATGAAATACGGAGATATAGCGTTAAATTGGAACTCTATCGAATACTTTAAAATCAGGTGGACGTTTCCCCGCTATATTATATCTTCGTGTAATTAACCTTTCGCCTAGTAAATTCGCAGAACAGTCAACGAACAAGCTAAGAAGTAGATCGCCACGATAGAAATCTTCTTTGTCAAGTAATGGCAGTAATATGGCAGTAACATACTCTGCCGATATTGTGGGTTAGCTCAGAAGCAAACTGTTAACACATGAACGCAATGTGTAATTATTTACGCTGCTTCAATTCGTCGGTACTTATTTCACTTAGTTTCTACGTCGAAACAGTTACAAGATTGACTGAAACatgattttatgaaatattattatggtATCTAGTTGACGATAGTACATTGATTGTTTCTTTCTAACAGGTAGAATGGAATAATACATAACATTTTTGTGCAGTATGTCAGCCGTATTAGGGAACTACAGATCGCGTAATATTTTGCCGTAATCGTTTATATCGGTAAGTTACCATTTAATTTTTGTGACAGGTGAATCCACATACGGCTAGCTCTTTACTAGAATGTTTGCTCAACGTTAAGCGCCACGCTAGAATTTTGacatttaaagaaaatttaagttgtgcaaataaaaaacagtagttataaaattctacgttttttattaaatatttttttattcgtaatttAAATGCTATTCGTTTATCTATATACCTAACTTTAACATGCGTCAAGCAATGGTTCATTCACCACGAGCTCTTGAAATAGACCTGCAATTCACTTAAAGTGTATTCATGCTTTGCGTTAAAGACTATAAATATGCTCCTGCCACAGTGAGTCGAAAAGATAAGCTTTAAGAGATCCTATGGTATATTTACAGAGTAGAGAATTTTGTACAGAATTTATGAGTATACCCAAAGATTCTTAGTTATCAACCTAGATATAGATTTTCGATTCAATAGTAGTTCTACAGAAACACTGTGCTTTTTACTCTCGATGTGCAGAGTTTACAGCTTTTAAGACAAATTGATCACTGTACGTATGAATATATCGCTCGTGCCCAATAATGTAAAAAACGGAAGTGTAAATACTTGAATATATTAAGAAACAATGGGCTTCAAAGTCTGTGTGGCAAGGTaaagtgtaataaatttaaggttacaaacatttttctgatacaaattttcacattgaaaatataaaatctgAAACGTAATAGTTCTAAAATTAGAACTTCACCATTTAATCCATCAAAATAAGTGAaatgttattttgaaaatattgtattataaaatattgtggataaataaatttttgttggCAATTCAGACTGTTACAGTTTTTGATAGCAGATATTCAGCTTGGTATGTTTGGATTATTTTCTGTAAAAGCAACGTGGCTTACTAAATTTctttcataaaatattttgctaAACATGGACAGTTATTGAAAATGTTACCCATGAATATTCTCCTGGGAATCGATGAAAGTATTTCTATGTGATAACTTAATGTTAAAATCAAACTTGCATTATTCACCGATTGAATCTGTTACTGTACTTTCTTGGTTTGGCATTGGAGCAACATCTTCTTGACTTCCTATCACTTCTCTTTCCAAAGCGATTTTTTTCGCCTCCTCGGCCTTGATTCTGGCAAGTCTTTTCTGAATTGCTAATTGCCTGTTCCTCTccattctttctttcatttcatcgGTAATGTCTGGGTGGGATGTTGCGATAGCTTTTCCAACTGCTGCGTTAGAATTGCTCGAAACAATGGAGGCATGGGGTCGTTGAGGGGTAACGGAGTGACGTTGCTTCTCAAGCTCCTCAGCAATCAGGGCGTCGAACTCATCGATAGGTGCGGAGTCTTGAACGggctcatcctcctcctccattACGTCGTTCAACGCGACTTCCTCATCCGTCAACATTCCAAGTCTTATTTTTGTCAGATGTGTTTTAACTGCCTTTTTGTTCCCCAAGACTTCAACCTTGCCTAGAAAGTCATCGAACTCGTATTTTGGAAATATTCTGTGCGCCCAATATTCTAATTTGTTCATCATCCGATCGAGATCTTTCTTCTCGCACCCTTTTCCCTCAAATTTAAAGTTCTCGAAGTGTTTCTCGATCATGTGAACCCCTTTTGGCCCCTTCAGTCGCTCAGCATCCAATTTTGGCTGAGGGTTTCGCACGATACGTTTCTGGCCCGAGGTTGATGGATCGATCCTCCTTTGTCCTGAACCATCAGGATTGTCCGAGTCATTTCCGTTTTCTGGCAAGTTCGAATTATCCTCGATCGCTTCATCCGACGCGTACCCACCTGTGTTTGACCCGATTTCATCGTCAACATCATTCGGAAGCAAACTGTCTTCAGGATCAGATAATTCGGCCACGGACATCTTAAAATCGGAAAATCCAATTTCAGGTTGATAGCAACAGAGAATTCTTTGTTGTCTGACCGAAGCACTCGAAGTCGTTATTGGGAACTTGGTGATCGTTGAATCGAAATGTCAACCAAAGACTCAACTACCGCTTTCCCGCCAATCATTCGGTCAAGGTGTGTGAAAATGGCGGATAGAGCGGCTGTAACGAAAAGTTGGGCGATCATGGGGATAACCTCAAAATGAAAGGTATATACAGTAATGTTATTAGTAACAGTATACGGAAACGATTTAGAGTACGGATTGTCTATTAGAACTCATTTTCTCGAAGGCTCGAAacatcaacatttttttcctgaTTTTCTATTTGAGAGCTGAATTCTCCCGACGAATTGTTCATCCTTTCCAGAAATGATGTCAGCaactttttattcaactgATCGGTTTGCGTTAATTCACGTGTAACTTGTTCGTGATAATCGTTCGCCGTTTGTTCCACTTCTTGACATGTAACACTTTCTTTCAGGCTCGTTTCAGGCTTTCCCGGCATTTTTATTCGGATAATATACACGACCGATAACAGATATACCCGCACAGTACGAAGTACTAAAATAACACGAAACTGATAAGCTAATTGAATCTATCACActatgagaaaaaattgaattaggAATGAGAAACATTCAGCGTGGTTTCTGTCGACCTCTAGTAGTGGCTACATTCACTGTGTACTACATACACTGATATATATCAGTGGTACTACACCTCAGTGCGCTTGCGACTTCAAAACTGGACAAATTCATCTGCTGCCAACTTCAAACCAAAGGTAGTACGCGTCCAGCGTCGTGGGTGCCGTAGGATATTCACACCAGAGCACGTAGTACCgacgcaaaaataaaaagttttgaacCCCGTGTAAGATCGAAGACAAGCATTTGATCGTGAGATTCGTTTTAACTCTAGCAATggtttttcgataaaaatgatACATGCCAAGTGCAGTTTGCTTGAGTTTAAAAATCACTTGACCAATTTACAATGGCTAATAGCAATGTTGAACGTGGGATTATTGTCAAGATatgcgttgaaaattttgtgtaaGTTTGTATACAGACCTATTTATTTGCTACATATTATGGAAAATTCTGACAAAGTTGTTACTTTCTCATTTCATCAATGTCAACCTCATCATGTAGATCCTCGAGATAAGAGATGAATAATCTTCATCTTACCATTATTATTGCTATGGTTGTAACTCCCACTGCAGATATTTACTGATACAACAGTGTTGACCACATAAATTTATGGATTTCAGGACCTACGATCATGCGATAATAAAGCCAGGCCGAAATCTAAACGTTATCATTGGTCCCAATGGTACAGGTAAGTCTACAATTGTGTGCGCCATAGTCCTGGGCTTGGGAGGGAAACCAAAAGTTATTGGAAGAGCGTTACATGTGGGAGAGTATGTAAAATCTGGTCGGCAGAAAGGGAAAATAGAAATCGAGTTGAAAAACccagggaaaaaaaatcatattgtCACCAGAACGATAACGTCGGATGGACATACGCAATGGATGCTTAATGGAAAACATGTAAGCCTGAAAGAGGTGGAACAATTGACCAAGAGCCTCAACATTCAAGTTGACAATCTGTGTCAGTTTTTGCCACAAGATAAAGTTcaagatttttctaaaatGAATCCCCAAGAGCTGCTCGAAAACACAGAACGATCTGTGGGAGACCCTATACTGCTTGAATATCACACTAAGCTGAAAGAGCATCGAAAGCGACACATTGACCTGCAGGAACAACTGATTAACAAAGGTAACTTGCTTGAACGACAGACACAAAAGTACGATAGATTGAAGGAGATTGTTGGCGGTATTAAAGAACGAACTGCTATCAAGACAAAGATCTTAaacctgaaacaaaaaaaagctTGGCTCCAGTACGATCAAGGTCGTCAGCAATTAATGGAAGTAAGTTACTAAATATATCTGACAACGAGACTGCAAACAATTCACTATCATAACTTGCAATTTTCACATGTTATGTACACAATTATTTGAGATGAATGGCGCTTTTAAGAATATATAGTTGTGTTTAAATTTAGATAGTTGCACattgattgaataatcaacaaatggtaatattgaattgactactgaaaaacaagaaacttTGTTCCAGTAATTCTGTAGAAAATagtcttttgaataaaacgagTCATTATAgaacgaaatgaaagaaatctATTAGATTTTTAACCATGTGACATGCAACAAgctttcatttataaattcagtgttttttatcattatatttttaagaATGTCTTCGTAACTCATgattgtaataatttgataaatacttaATGTATACTTGAAATCTctacatgaaattcataaaaagTAGATTTTTAGCCAACCTACCTCCTTGAACCGAGTATCTGGTAGCTGTGGTAGGGTGTATCAGAGAACCAAGAGTCATATGGGATCTTCTAAATAAtcttgaaaagttgaaaaatatacatcgATTTCTTGAAACTATCGAGACGGTTTTAAAACTTCTAGTTCTTTTTTATAAACTATTTTATCTGTTCTAAAAATTTACTGAACTATTACTTTGTGCTACTGCTCTTACAGATAttaaatcagtttttttttatcgtattcACAAAAAAGGGGTATAATAACTACAAGCGTATATGAGACCATAACATAAagaataaacataaaattaaacgaaGACAATCACCCATGGgcaaatttttgtaacgaaACTGACAGCCCTGAGGTTGCCGCCCCAGAATATTTGGTAATTGTCTGCAATTACTGATGGGAATTGCTGAATTCTTACATGACTTGGGACAAGGTTTTCAGTAACTTTTTAACTTCATACTTTTATGATTTTTGGACCCCACTTGAAAAACTAGTGGAAACGAGATTAACAGTAAATTACATTTCCGTGGTTCAAATCAAAAGGTTATAGCGTTACAAGTTTACTACAATTCAAGACACaatgcataaaaatatattacaaaataattcgGAAGCAATAATGAggtgtaaaaaacaaaatttagaGACTTCGAAGCTGCGTTTCatcatttctttgaattaaattactgttttttcaagtatttagAAAACTTATCTCATATCATATCTGATTTAgattttacgaaattatttatttgcagggaacgaaatatttaatttatctgtATATCCAATCCAACAGTGAATCTACATTGTCTGGATCTTGATTCTTATAGGCAAAGCAAGAGTGGGatgcataaaaatatattacaaaataattcgGAAGCAATAATGAggtgtaaaaaacaaaatttagaGACTTCGAAGCTGCGTTTCatcatttctttgaattaaattactgttttttcaagtatttagAAAACTTATCTTATATCATATCTGATTTAgattttacgaaattatttatttgcagggaacgaaatatttaatttatctgtATATCCAATCCAACAGTGAATCTACATTGTCTGGATCTTGATTCTTATAGGCAAAGCAAGAGTGGGATGCAGCTTccaaagaacaagaaaaattaaGAGAAGCTATGAAACCAATTGATAAAGATGTGACCAAGATAACGTCTCGTTATAGTGATGCTGAGCGTGCAGTTAATTCACAAGTAAGTactctttaaaaaattgctgTCTTGAGTTCCTTTGAAACATTGAGGCTGATAAGATTTTGGTGAGAAGATTGGTATTCTACAAACATGCAGGGGATTTTGATCtatcatcaaaaaataaaactccTAAGTAAATCGTGCTCTAAAGGAACTTAATTATTGcaagtttcaataattttgtatGTTAACTAATTCGATTGATATCTTACAGGAAATTTAGATAATGAATATTTACCTTAACATTTAAGCTTTTCTCAATTTGCC
Proteins encoded in this region:
- the LOC107223872 gene encoding uncharacterized protein LOC107223872, whose amino-acid sequence is MRAVGMLRSGFILVFLIITYANTLPLQYLPSIPGYVPVYIRNGDEPLEDINLALAEAFAEHSSSKNLKESPIALDALQPVDYEQVSNGVDKVEKSIPGAFELNELGAEQKNDDANAEVLSLDEPAPTAVQRRETNRSDGEKKSEAVTLEVNRSRIPQLLTAQEHEDEQTSEAEKVPPISLSEESANELNSVPANETEDSDKLGSEEKSDQFKPTDAADLNPNYPELPAEIPQQHNSQDFGTPAEGHPEVNSPMIIMGEINTAESVSEHSSSLSNGNKDNFESSGIASDDSAANVSE
- the LOC107223814 gene encoding protein TIPIN homolog; the encoded protein is MSVAELSDPEDSLLPNDVDDEIGSNTGGYASDEAIEDNSNLPENGNDSDNPDGSGQRRIDPSTSGQKRIVRNPQPKLDAERLKGPKGVHMIEKHFENFKFEGKGCEKKDLDRMMNKLEYWAHRIFPKYEFDDFLGKVEVLGNKKAVKTHLTKIRLGMLTDEEVALNDVMEEEDEPVQDSAPIDEFDALIAEELEKQRHSVTPQRPHASIVSSNSNAAVGKAIATSHPDITDEMKERMERNRQLAIQKRLARIKAEEAKKIALEREVIGSQEDVAPMPNQESTVTDSIGE